The following proteins come from a genomic window of Limnohabitans sp. 103DPR2:
- a CDS encoding flagellar basal body P-ring protein FlgI: MKKIARLWTAPWTALALVLSLSCTSAFADRIKDLTSVAAMRSNQLIGYGLVVGLQGTGDGADVSFTAQSMKTLLNRLGVSLEGPLSDFETATSGGKVDIKNVAAVMVTAELPGFAKPGQKIDVNVSAIGKASNLRGGTLLLSSLRGVDGEIYALAQGSLTATGIDAAAAGSKVTIGVPTAARIPSGATVERVVDNPFDKADRIVLNVRESDFTTTNAIVNAINGRFGNDVARALDGVSITLQAPQDLTQRVAFMSMIENMDVMPGEPTARVVVNAKTGTVVISRNVRVTAAAVTHGSISVSIAATNEVSQPGAFSQGQTAAVQNADVTVTEANKPMFLFQPGVDLRQIVDAVNQVGASPSSLIAILEALKSSGSLRAELIVI; the protein is encoded by the coding sequence ATGAAAAAAATTGCCCGCCTCTGGACTGCCCCATGGACTGCACTTGCATTGGTGCTATCGCTCAGTTGCACCAGCGCTTTTGCAGACCGCATCAAAGATCTGACCAGCGTGGCCGCCATGCGCTCTAACCAATTGATTGGTTACGGTTTGGTGGTGGGCTTGCAGGGCACGGGTGACGGCGCAGATGTGTCGTTCACCGCACAAAGCATGAAAACCTTGCTCAACCGTTTGGGTGTGAGCTTGGAAGGTCCTTTGTCCGACTTTGAAACCGCCACCAGCGGCGGCAAAGTTGACATTAAAAACGTGGCCGCTGTGATGGTGACTGCCGAGCTGCCAGGCTTTGCAAAGCCTGGTCAAAAAATTGATGTTAACGTGTCAGCCATCGGCAAAGCCAGCAACCTTCGCGGTGGCACCTTGCTGCTGAGCAGCTTGCGCGGCGTGGATGGCGAAATCTATGCTTTAGCCCAAGGCTCACTCACAGCCACCGGCATTGACGCCGCTGCTGCAGGCTCCAAGGTCACCATTGGCGTTCCCACTGCGGCGCGCATTCCTTCTGGTGCCACCGTAGAGCGCGTGGTTGACAACCCATTCGACAAAGCCGATCGCATTGTGTTGAACGTGCGCGAAAGCGACTTCACCACCACCAACGCCATTGTGAATGCCATCAACGGCCGCTTTGGCAACGATGTGGCACGCGCCTTGGACGGTGTGTCCATTACCTTGCAAGCGCCTCAAGATTTAACGCAACGCGTGGCCTTCATGAGCATGATTGAAAACATGGACGTGATGCCAGGCGAGCCCACAGCCCGCGTGGTGGTCAATGCCAAAACGGGCACGGTGGTCATCAGCCGCAATGTTCGCGTGACTGCAGCTGCAGTTACCCACGGCTCCATCTCTGTCTCGATCGCAGCCACCAATGAAGTGTCTCAACCTGGTGCCTTCAGTCAAGGTCAAACCGCTGCCGTACAAAACGCAGACGTGACCGTGACGGAAGCGAACAAACCCATGTTCTTGTTCCAACCCGGTGTGGACCTGCGACAAATTGTGGACGCTGTGAACCAAGTCGGCGCCTCGCCATCCTCGTTGATTGCCATTTTAGAAGCGCTCAAAAGTTCTGGCAGCTTGCGCGCCGAATTGATCGTGATTTAA
- a CDS encoding flagellar basal body L-ring protein FlgH, with product MNLLATSAQSLCHAYGRRAAVLGSVLLAGALTACTSVMPPQAMTHSPQFEPVYPVQSARETMATGAIYVGRQSDSWFGKGRNFQVGDVITVLLNESTQAARTQNGTITRDSSNTLVPTGLQNYGAGLGGFMKGINLTGGSVSNKGTGAADQQASLSGSVAVAVVEVMPNGNLVLRGEKQLALTEGSEVIQVAGIIRPEDVAPNNTVQSRRLANAQIAYRGTGDLANATRAGWGTSALLKLWPF from the coding sequence ATGAACTTGCTTGCAACTTCTGCTCAGTCTCTTTGCCACGCCTACGGCCGCCGCGCCGCTGTCTTGGGCAGTGTGTTGTTGGCTGGGGCCCTCACAGCTTGCACCAGTGTTATGCCACCTCAGGCCATGACGCATTCGCCTCAGTTCGAACCGGTTTATCCCGTTCAAAGCGCTCGCGAAACCATGGCAACTGGCGCCATTTATGTGGGCCGCCAAAGCGACAGCTGGTTTGGCAAAGGTCGTAACTTCCAAGTGGGTGATGTCATCACTGTTTTGTTGAACGAGTCCACCCAAGCAGCTCGCACCCAAAACGGCACCATCACACGTGACTCTTCCAATACCTTGGTGCCCACAGGTTTGCAAAACTATGGCGCAGGTTTGGGTGGCTTTATGAAGGGCATCAATCTGACAGGCGGCTCTGTGTCCAACAAAGGCACCGGCGCAGCAGATCAACAAGCCAGCTTAAGTGGCTCGGTGGCTGTGGCTGTGGTGGAAGTAATGCCCAACGGCAACTTGGTGTTGCGCGGCGAAAAACAATTGGCATTGACCGAAGGCTCTGAAGTGATTCAAGTGGCCGGCATCATCCGACCAGAAGACGTTGCGCCCAACAACACGGTTCAATCTCGTCGCTTGGCCAACGCACAAATTGCATACCGCGGCACAGGCGACTTGGCAAATGCCACTCGCGCTGGCTGGGGCACCAGTGCCCTGCTGAAACTCTGGCCTTTCTAA
- the flgG gene encoding flagellar basal-body rod protein FlgG encodes MDASMWVAKTGLDAQQTRMNVISNNLANVNTTGFKRDRAVFEDLLYQNIRQAGGQTGATTQAPTGLMLGTGVRVVATEKQNAQGNMVNTQNPLDVAITGEGFFQISQPDGTIAYTRDGNFKLSNTGQIVTASGALLQPAITIPNTASTVTFGRDGTVSVELAAGGSQVIGQIQLARFVNPSGLEAKGQNLMKETPASGAPQVLQPGVTGAGTLMQGTLEASNVNVVEEMVNMIETQRAYEINSKAISAVDGMLKFINNNL; translated from the coding sequence ATGGACGCAAGTATGTGGGTAGCCAAAACTGGCCTTGATGCACAACAAACGCGCATGAACGTCATTTCCAATAACTTGGCCAACGTGAATACCACGGGCTTCAAGCGCGATCGCGCTGTGTTTGAAGATTTGCTCTATCAAAACATTCGCCAAGCGGGCGGCCAAACAGGTGCCACCACACAGGCACCGACCGGCTTGATGTTGGGTACGGGTGTGCGTGTGGTTGCCACTGAAAAGCAAAATGCGCAAGGCAACATGGTGAACACGCAAAACCCATTGGACGTGGCCATTACCGGCGAAGGTTTTTTCCAAATTTCACAGCCCGATGGCACCATTGCTTACACCCGCGACGGTAACTTCAAACTGTCCAACACGGGTCAAATTGTCACGGCCTCTGGCGCTTTGTTGCAGCCAGCCATCACCATTCCCAACACCGCCTCCACCGTGACCTTTGGTCGTGACGGTACGGTGTCGGTTGAATTGGCAGCTGGTGGTTCTCAAGTGATTGGCCAAATTCAATTGGCGCGCTTTGTGAATCCAAGTGGCTTGGAAGCCAAGGGTCAAAACTTGATGAAGGAAACCCCTGCATCAGGTGCACCTCAAGTATTGCAACCTGGCGTTACTGGCGCTGGTACTTTGATGCAAGGCACGCTAGAAGCGTCCAACGTGAACGTGGTGGAAGAAATGGTCAACATGATCGAAACCCAACGCGCTTACGAAATCAACTCCAAAGCCATCTCTGCTGTAGACGGCATGCTGAAGTTCATCAACAACAACCTCTAA
- a CDS encoding flagellar basal body rod C-terminal domain-containing protein: MDRLAFNAAAAINEMRTGRQMTTNELANVATPGFKRSFESAMMTLKVQGAGFESRLQPQAFSSDNINMKPGVIIKTGRDLDVAMDDQTVMGVTAPNGELAFTRRGDLKMNSNGVLELGTGALVRGQNGGPITIPPGFFVKINKDGSVFATNPAQAGVAAPVLIDKILLRDASQVSLERREDGLYKVVGKPTNEDIPVTGKLATLTPETLEGSNVNAMEVMVKLMDQSRSFEMQVNVIKQNKDVDESGGSMMRASS; the protein is encoded by the coding sequence ATGGATCGTTTAGCCTTTAACGCCGCGGCTGCCATCAATGAAATGCGGACCGGCCGCCAGATGACAACCAACGAATTGGCCAACGTTGCCACACCTGGCTTCAAGCGAAGCTTTGAGTCGGCCATGATGACCCTGAAGGTTCAGGGCGCAGGTTTTGAATCGCGCTTGCAGCCTCAAGCTTTCTCTAGTGACAACATCAACATGAAGCCTGGTGTGATCATCAAAACAGGCCGCGATTTGGATGTGGCCATGGACGATCAAACCGTGATGGGCGTGACAGCCCCTAACGGCGAGTTGGCGTTTACGCGTCGCGGTGATTTAAAAATGAACAGCAATGGTGTTTTGGAATTGGGCACAGGTGCCTTGGTTCGTGGCCAAAACGGCGGTCCCATCACCATTCCGCCGGGCTTCTTTGTCAAGATCAACAAAGACGGATCGGTGTTTGCCACCAATCCAGCTCAGGCCGGTGTGGCAGCGCCTGTTTTGATTGACAAAATTTTGCTGCGCGACGCCAGCCAGGTGAGTTTGGAGCGACGTGAAGATGGTCTTTACAAAGTTGTTGGAAAGCCTACCAACGAAGACATTCCTGTGACTGGCAAATTGGCCACCCTCACACCCGAAACATTGGAAGGTTCCAACGTCAACGCCATGGAAGTGATGGTGAAGTTGATGGACCAAAGCCGTTCATTTGAGATGCAAGTGAACGTGATCAAACAAAACAAAGACGTTGATGAGTCGGGCGGCAGCATGATGCGCGCCTCTTCTTGA